A single Haloglycomyces albus DSM 45210 DNA region contains:
- a CDS encoding AMP-dependent synthetase/ligase, translated as MREFSVPATVEVADHENTCTTLWRNAEEHPDDILYERTYDDGASWTPVTCAEFRDQVIAIAQGLVEAGVEPGDRVGLMSRTRYEWTLFDYSIWAAGGVTVPVYESSSSEQAKWILSDSDTKYCVCETDEQREMLTGLVDGLDTLWTIDGEPGAVRELTDAGKDSTVDINERRQSRQADDIASIIYTSGTTGRSKGCILTHRNLLADIRNVVEDLPSILMENSRLLMFLPLAHVLARIVQVAGVESRTCLGHVPDRTKLNEIMPVFKPSTLLAIPRVFEKVYNSAHQKAVDDGKEKLFLKAAATAKEYSRALEQPGGPGLKLKLRHKLWDKLVFSKLRAAVGGQCTSAISGGAPLGAELGHFFRGVGITIYEGYGLTETSPVLSINLEHAIKVGSIGRPTPGTTLRVADDGELEAKGPQVFQGYWNNEEATAKVLDEEGWFATGDLAEIDDDGFVYITGRKKDLIVTSGGKNVAPSQLEKIVDTNPVVGCTTVVGDGRHYIAALITLDADSLPDWLERHNLPRDTAVADVVENEDLNADIQKTVDQANATVSKAEQIKRFVVLPDFFSEESGELTPKMSVKRHVVVKKYEETINDLYAQKK; from the coding sequence ATGCGCGAATTCTCTGTCCCCGCAACGGTGGAAGTCGCCGACCACGAAAACACCTGCACCACCTTGTGGCGCAACGCAGAAGAACACCCCGACGATATTCTTTATGAGCGTACGTACGATGATGGTGCCAGTTGGACCCCGGTCACGTGTGCGGAGTTCCGCGATCAGGTGATTGCCATCGCTCAAGGCCTGGTGGAAGCGGGTGTAGAGCCGGGTGATCGAGTTGGCCTCATGTCCCGCACCAGGTACGAATGGACACTCTTCGACTATTCCATTTGGGCCGCGGGCGGAGTCACCGTTCCCGTCTACGAGTCCTCCTCATCGGAACAGGCGAAATGGATCCTTTCGGACTCGGACACCAAGTACTGTGTGTGCGAAACGGACGAACAGCGCGAGATGTTGACCGGGCTGGTCGACGGGCTCGATACCCTGTGGACGATCGACGGCGAGCCCGGAGCGGTCCGGGAACTGACCGATGCCGGAAAAGACTCCACCGTCGACATCAATGAGCGGCGTCAGTCCCGTCAGGCCGACGACATCGCGTCGATCATTTATACCTCGGGTACGACCGGGCGTTCCAAAGGCTGCATTCTCACTCACCGCAACCTTCTGGCCGATATCCGCAACGTGGTGGAAGACCTGCCCTCCATCCTGATGGAGAACTCCCGTCTTTTGATGTTCCTTCCCCTGGCTCACGTCTTGGCCCGAATCGTTCAGGTGGCCGGAGTGGAGTCGCGGACGTGTCTCGGGCACGTCCCGGACCGGACGAAGCTCAATGAGATCATGCCGGTTTTCAAACCCAGCACGCTGCTGGCGATTCCCCGTGTGTTCGAAAAGGTCTACAACAGTGCCCACCAGAAGGCCGTCGACGACGGCAAGGAAAAGCTGTTTTTGAAGGCCGCCGCTACGGCCAAGGAGTACTCGCGTGCGCTCGAACAACCGGGCGGCCCAGGACTGAAACTGAAGCTGCGGCACAAGCTCTGGGACAAACTGGTCTTTTCCAAGCTGCGCGCCGCGGTGGGCGGGCAATGCACCTCGGCCATCAGCGGTGGGGCACCGCTCGGTGCCGAGCTGGGACACTTCTTCCGCGGAGTTGGAATCACCATTTACGAAGGTTACGGACTGACCGAGACGTCTCCGGTGCTGTCGATCAACCTGGAGCACGCGATCAAGGTCGGTTCGATCGGCCGACCCACCCCGGGAACGACGTTGCGCGTGGCCGACGACGGTGAACTGGAGGCCAAGGGGCCCCAGGTGTTCCAGGGGTACTGGAACAACGAGGAGGCCACCGCCAAGGTTCTCGACGAAGAGGGTTGGTTCGCCACCGGTGACCTCGCCGAAATCGACGACGACGGGTTCGTCTACATCACCGGCCGGAAGAAAGACCTCATCGTCACCTCCGGTGGTAAGAACGTCGCCCCCTCGCAGCTGGAAAAGATCGTCGATACCAATCCGGTGGTCGGATGCACCACCGTCGTCGGCGACGGACGGCATTACATAGCCGCCCTCATCACCCTGGACGCCGACAGCCTTCCCGATTGGCTGGAACGGCACAACCTGCCTCGGGACACGGCGGTGGCAGACGTCGTCGAGAATGAAGACCTCAACGCCGACATCCAGAAGACCGTTGACC
- a CDS encoding ROK family protein has translation MSLTIGVDIGGTKVAAAVVDEKGEILQSSRRPTPSQNADGLIQAVAECVNELRAQHDVEAIGVGTAGWISSDRSTLLYSPNMGMRDVPMRDLIAEQCKLPVFIENDANVAMWAEFRFGAAQDANTAVLYTIGTGVGGAIVVDGNMVRGTHGTAGELGHVRVVPDGRRCGCGRWGCLEQYASGDALTLHAQEAAKSNPHEAEYLLSLAGDDADQITGAMVTKAAQNDDRTALRAFNFIGRFLGNAAADMVQSLDPGVILLGGGVVDAGDFLLAPVRRYLNDGLAARRETPYGIVRAARMGQNAGVVGAADLARQDL, from the coding sequence GTGAGCCTGACTATCGGTGTAGACATTGGGGGAACCAAGGTCGCGGCAGCCGTTGTAGACGAAAAGGGAGAGATTCTACAAAGCTCCCGCCGCCCCACTCCTTCCCAGAACGCGGACGGCCTCATTCAAGCGGTGGCCGAATGCGTCAACGAACTACGCGCGCAACACGACGTAGAGGCTATCGGAGTGGGTACGGCGGGCTGGATCTCCTCGGACCGGTCCACGCTCCTGTATTCGCCGAACATGGGGATGCGCGATGTTCCCATGCGTGATTTGATAGCCGAGCAGTGCAAGCTGCCGGTGTTCATCGAAAACGACGCGAACGTGGCCATGTGGGCGGAGTTTCGATTCGGTGCCGCTCAGGACGCCAACACCGCCGTTCTCTACACCATCGGCACGGGTGTCGGTGGAGCCATCGTCGTCGACGGCAACATGGTGCGCGGCACTCATGGAACCGCCGGGGAACTGGGGCACGTCCGCGTCGTACCCGACGGACGCCGCTGCGGCTGCGGACGTTGGGGATGTTTGGAACAGTACGCCTCCGGTGACGCCCTGACGTTGCATGCTCAGGAGGCCGCCAAGTCCAATCCGCACGAGGCGGAATACCTCCTGTCGCTGGCAGGCGACGATGCCGACCAGATCACGGGGGCCATGGTCACCAAAGCGGCACAGAACGACGACCGCACGGCACTGCGAGCGTTCAATTTCATCGGCCGTTTCCTAGGAAACGCGGCCGCCGACATGGTTCAGTCACTCGACCCGGGAGTCATTCTCCTCGGCGGCGGCGTGGTCGACGCGGGAGACTTCCTGCTGGCACCGGTACGTCGCTATCTGAACGACGGCTTGGCCGCACGACGCGAGACGCCGTACGGAATCGTGCGAGCCGCACGCATGGGGCAGAACGCGGGAGTCGTCGGAGCCGCCGACCTCGCTCGCCAGGACCTTTAG
- a CDS encoding TIGR00300 family protein produces the protein MTYSRTLELRGHLIDQGLFARVLDDIIEYSGDYSIERLDVGRTHNDETYTQLKVSAESEAQVQRIVMRLQTHGANPLEIGESRLRPAPADGVFPEDFYSTTNFDTRVRVDGKWVDVKNSEMDCGIIVGDDHLSAHTLPVSDVEKGELVVCGSEGIEVLPLPNERGEGGDFEFMTSIASSEKPQALQVKQIAEQMRAVKERGEKILWVGGPAIVHTGAAPAMEALIEEGYVDVLFAGNALAAHDIESAVYGTSLGVDLSKGHGVPHGHEHHIRAINKIRASGSIANAVSDNVLRQGIMYSMVKQDKDYVLVGSVRDDGPLPDVHTDVIDGQRAMRSKLPNVGYALMVATMLHSIATGNILPASVPLVSVDINPATVTKLADRGSAQATGVITDIGLFCEQLAAELVVGYKRD, from the coding sequence TTGACTTACTCACGTACGCTCGAACTACGCGGACACCTGATCGATCAGGGTCTGTTCGCGCGGGTTCTGGACGACATCATCGAATATTCCGGCGACTACTCCATCGAACGCCTCGATGTGGGCCGGACTCATAACGATGAAACCTATACCCAACTCAAAGTCAGCGCGGAGAGCGAAGCTCAAGTACAGCGGATCGTCATGCGCTTGCAGACTCACGGAGCCAACCCCCTGGAAATCGGGGAGTCGCGACTACGGCCCGCTCCGGCGGACGGCGTCTTCCCCGAGGACTTCTACTCGACGACCAACTTCGATACCCGGGTACGGGTCGACGGGAAATGGGTCGACGTTAAAAACTCCGAAATGGACTGCGGAATCATCGTCGGAGACGACCATCTCAGCGCCCACACTCTCCCGGTTTCGGACGTGGAGAAAGGCGAACTGGTCGTCTGCGGCTCGGAGGGAATCGAGGTCCTACCGCTGCCCAACGAACGTGGGGAAGGCGGGGACTTTGAATTCATGACCTCCATCGCCTCCTCGGAAAAGCCACAGGCCCTGCAGGTCAAGCAGATAGCCGAACAGATGCGTGCGGTGAAGGAACGCGGCGAGAAGATTCTCTGGGTCGGAGGTCCCGCCATCGTGCACACCGGTGCGGCTCCTGCCATGGAGGCGCTGATCGAAGAGGGGTACGTCGACGTCCTGTTCGCCGGTAACGCACTTGCCGCGCACGACATCGAATCCGCAGTGTACGGAACGTCCCTGGGAGTGGACCTCTCCAAGGGCCACGGTGTACCGCACGGGCACGAACACCACATCCGCGCCATCAACAAGATTCGCGCGAGCGGCTCGATCGCCAATGCCGTTTCCGACAACGTACTGCGCCAAGGAATCATGTATTCGATGGTGAAGCAGGACAAGGACTACGTTCTGGTGGGCTCGGTGCGCGACGACGGCCCGCTTCCCGACGTCCACACCGACGTCATTGACGGTCAACGGGCCATGCGCTCGAAGTTGCCGAACGTCGGCTACGCCCTCATGGTGGCGACGATGCTCCATTCGATCGCCACCGGCAATATCCTGCCCGCTTCGGTCCCCTTGGTGAGCGTGGACATCAACCCGGCTACCGTCACCAAGCTGGCCGACCGCGGTTCGGCCCAGGCGACCGGGGTCATCACCGACATCGGTCTGTTCTGTGAACAGCTGGCCGCTGAGCTGGTGGTGGGATACAAACGCGATTGA
- a CDS encoding heavy metal translocating P-type ATPase, which produces MDHRPTSSAHEHASTAPSHAHDDHSHQDPSHHDEQSRHTGHGPEMFRAKFWWSLLLAIPIILTSESVATWLGYSIDVAGTRFVAPVLGTVLFLYGGLPFLKSARHELAQRQPGMMTLISTAITVAFLASLATTFGWLDLDFWWELAALIVVMLLGHWQEMKAVGQAQGALQSLAALLPDTAEIIVDGEVHSVGVDRLHVGDEILVRPGERVAADGRIISGEAELDESTITGESNPVRRSTGDLVTAGTVSTDSAIRVEVRAVGSDTALAGIQRLVAEAQASSSRSQLLADRVAAWLFYLATGVALLTFGAWWIIAGPGEAVSRSVTVLVIACPHALGLAIPLVVSISTTLAARHGILVKDRMALERMRTVDAVLFDKTGTLTEGRHAVRAMEPTGEHAVADLVGIAAAVEQDSEHPLARALVEYGTEHGNPTSATEFRSLPGRGVSAQVEGHRFAVGGPALLTELEVNSPPEVADTVDRWESEGNAVLYLVSLEQPLEVWAVFALADRVRPEAREAITELRSSGVEKIVMVTGDSPAVAHSVARELGFRPGQDEVFAGILPEGKGEIVARLRDRGLSVAMVGDGVNDAPALAGADVGLAIGAGTDVAIASAGIVLASSDPRTVSAAKRLSRATYRKMEQNLIWATAYNVIAIPLAAGVLAPVGVVLSPAVGAVLMSLSTIVVAANAQLLRGFRF; this is translated from the coding sequence ATGGACCACCGGCCTACCAGTTCCGCTCATGAGCATGCTTCCACTGCCCCGAGTCATGCCCATGACGACCACTCGCACCAAGACCCCTCGCACCACGACGAACAATCCCGACACACCGGACACGGCCCTGAGATGTTCCGCGCCAAGTTCTGGTGGAGCCTCCTCCTGGCAATACCGATCATCCTCACCAGCGAATCGGTCGCGACATGGCTCGGATACTCGATCGACGTCGCCGGGACACGATTCGTGGCCCCAGTACTGGGGACCGTCCTGTTTCTCTACGGTGGACTACCGTTTCTGAAATCGGCTCGCCACGAACTGGCGCAACGCCAACCGGGCATGATGACGCTGATATCTACGGCCATCACCGTCGCGTTTCTCGCCTCGCTCGCCACCACCTTCGGTTGGCTCGACCTCGACTTCTGGTGGGAACTGGCAGCATTGATCGTCGTCATGCTCCTGGGTCACTGGCAGGAAATGAAAGCGGTCGGCCAAGCTCAAGGAGCCCTTCAGTCCCTGGCAGCGCTGCTTCCCGACACCGCCGAGATCATCGTAGACGGTGAGGTACACAGCGTCGGCGTCGATCGTCTGCACGTCGGTGACGAAATATTGGTCCGCCCGGGCGAGCGCGTCGCCGCCGACGGCCGCATCATTTCGGGCGAGGCCGAGCTGGACGAATCCACCATCACCGGGGAGTCCAATCCCGTAAGGCGCTCGACCGGCGACCTCGTTACGGCGGGAACGGTGTCCACCGATTCGGCTATCCGCGTGGAGGTACGGGCCGTCGGTTCGGATACGGCCCTGGCGGGTATCCAACGTCTCGTCGCCGAGGCTCAAGCGTCGTCCAGCCGGTCGCAGCTTCTGGCCGATCGAGTGGCCGCTTGGCTGTTCTACCTCGCCACGGGTGTCGCACTATTGACGTTTGGAGCGTGGTGGATCATCGCCGGACCGGGAGAAGCGGTGTCGCGGTCCGTCACCGTCCTTGTCATCGCGTGTCCGCACGCTTTGGGATTGGCGATTCCACTGGTGGTGTCGATTTCAACGACCTTGGCGGCGCGTCACGGCATCCTGGTCAAAGACCGTATGGCATTGGAACGAATGCGGACGGTCGATGCGGTGCTGTTCGACAAGACGGGCACCCTGACCGAAGGTCGGCATGCGGTACGGGCGATGGAACCGACCGGTGAGCACGCCGTTGCCGATCTCGTGGGTATCGCGGCGGCGGTGGAACAGGATTCGGAACATCCCCTGGCACGGGCCTTGGTGGAGTACGGTACCGAACATGGAAATCCGACGTCGGCGACGGAGTTTCGATCCCTGCCGGGGCGGGGAGTGAGCGCGCAGGTCGAGGGGCACCGGTTCGCCGTCGGCGGCCCGGCACTGCTCACAGAGCTCGAAGTGAACTCCCCACCCGAGGTTGCCGATACGGTGGACCGCTGGGAGTCGGAGGGAAACGCGGTGCTGTATCTGGTGTCGCTGGAACAACCACTCGAGGTATGGGCGGTGTTCGCCTTGGCCGACCGGGTCCGCCCCGAGGCCCGCGAAGCCATCACGGAACTGCGCTCATCGGGTGTGGAGAAGATAGTCATGGTAACCGGTGATTCGCCGGCGGTGGCGCATTCGGTCGCCCGGGAACTGGGATTTCGGCCGGGGCAGGACGAGGTGTTCGCCGGGATACTTCCGGAGGGGAAGGGCGAGATCGTCGCCCGCCTGCGAGATCGCGGCCTCTCAGTGGCCATGGTCGGCGATGGGGTCAATGACGCCCCCGCACTGGCGGGGGCCGATGTCGGTTTGGCCATCGGGGCCGGAACCGATGTGGCCATCGCATCGGCGGGTATCGTCTTGGCGTCGTCTGATCCACGTACGGTTTCGGCGGCGAAACGTCTGTCTCGTGCCACCTACCGCAAAATGGAACAGAACCTGATTTGGGCCACCGCTTACAACGTCATCGCCATTCCGCTCGCGGCGGGAGTCCTGGCTCCCGTGGGAGTGGTTCTGTCTCCGGCCGTCGGAGCGGTGCTCATGTCGCTTTCCACCATTGTGGTCGCTGCGAACGCACAGCTCTTGCGTGGTTTCAGGTTCTGA
- a CDS encoding metallophosphoesterase — protein MWQLLLVLAVIVLLLSGAHLYLWWRLIRNPTPAGSVWRRWGAVLLGILLVFALAAFFVPRVPSPMWLEATVSWVGYTWMVVLLFTTIALLVMEPFRWILNRRITRQTSQDDAEEQTEVSAPGDEPNDASTSAGVSRRRALAGGMALTAGTIGLVTTGYGTYQAVKPPRVKGVEVPLSKLSRSGDGFRIALVSDIHLSAMAGRRHSEQIVDVINGTQADAIAVVGDLVDGTVEELGDAAAPLAHLRARQGAYFVTGNHEYYSGAAEWLDEIRNLGLRPLENTRTELTHFDLAGVDDVQAEEFDNGQSHGPDFQAALGDRDPNRASVLLAHQPVVIEDAMDWNVDLQLSGHTHGGQVWPGPLIAAGPNPTVAGLDRYGDTRLYVTRGAGTWGPRVRIGAPSDITVLTLRSR, from the coding sequence ATGTGGCAATTGCTGCTCGTACTCGCCGTTATCGTCCTTTTGCTCTCGGGAGCCCATCTCTACCTGTGGTGGCGACTGATTCGTAACCCAACCCCGGCCGGATCGGTTTGGCGGCGCTGGGGAGCGGTATTGCTCGGAATATTGCTGGTTTTCGCTCTCGCGGCGTTCTTCGTTCCCCGCGTGCCGAGTCCCATGTGGTTGGAAGCGACGGTCAGCTGGGTCGGCTACACCTGGATGGTCGTTCTCCTCTTCACGACCATCGCTCTACTCGTCATGGAACCGTTCCGCTGGATTCTCAACCGCCGTATCACTCGGCAGACGTCACAGGACGATGCGGAGGAACAAACCGAGGTTTCCGCCCCGGGCGACGAGCCGAATGACGCGTCGACGTCGGCCGGAGTGTCACGTCGGCGTGCGTTGGCGGGCGGTATGGCACTGACGGCCGGCACGATTGGACTGGTCACCACCGGTTACGGCACCTATCAGGCGGTGAAGCCGCCGCGCGTCAAAGGTGTGGAAGTGCCGCTGTCCAAACTGTCCCGATCGGGCGACGGTTTCCGTATTGCTCTGGTCAGCGACATCCACCTCTCGGCCATGGCGGGGCGGAGGCACTCCGAACAGATCGTGGACGTCATCAATGGAACCCAGGCCGACGCCATCGCCGTGGTAGGCGACCTGGTCGACGGTACGGTGGAGGAACTGGGAGACGCCGCCGCGCCGCTGGCGCACCTGCGAGCGCGACAGGGCGCCTATTTCGTTACCGGTAACCACGAATACTATTCGGGTGCGGCGGAGTGGTTGGATGAGATTCGTAATCTGGGTCTGCGGCCATTGGAGAACACACGCACTGAGCTGACGCATTTCGATCTTGCGGGGGTCGACGACGTCCAGGCGGAAGAGTTCGATAATGGACAATCACATGGTCCTGACTTTCAAGCCGCCTTGGGGGACCGCGATCCGAACCGCGCGTCCGTGCTCTTGGCGCATCAACCCGTCGTCATTGAGGACGCGATGGACTGGAATGTGGACCTCCAGTTGTCCGGCCATACCCATGGGGGTCAAGTATGGCCGGGGCCGTTGATAGCGGCTGGACCGAATCCGACCGTGGCCGGTCTCGACCGTTACGGCGACACCCGTCTCTATGTCACGCGCGGGGCCGGAACCTGGGGGCCACGCGTCCGTATCGGCGCACCCAGTGACATTACGGTACTGACGCTGCGTAGCCGCTGA
- a CDS encoding NUDIX hydrolase: MAEWTIHNERVVDDSRRAHWSIAEVELPDGTEFEQYVYRAPAAAMMLMVVDGAALMIRRHRFVIDRWVWELPGGYREDGESMMDCAIREAEEETGWRPSKVRPLIEFQPWVATADAVNSLYIAEHAEIVREHSDVNEASEMKWIPFERVPELIRNGEVIGSASIIGLQAAMLDFRQ; encoded by the coding sequence GTGGCTGAATGGACGATTCATAACGAGCGTGTTGTAGACGATTCCCGCCGAGCTCATTGGTCGATCGCCGAAGTCGAACTGCCCGACGGTACCGAATTCGAACAATACGTCTACCGAGCTCCGGCGGCAGCGATGATGCTAATGGTTGTCGACGGTGCGGCGTTGATGATTCGTCGGCATCGGTTCGTCATTGATAGATGGGTTTGGGAACTCCCCGGCGGTTATCGCGAGGACGGCGAATCAATGATGGACTGTGCTATTCGGGAGGCCGAGGAAGAAACCGGCTGGCGTCCTTCGAAAGTGCGCCCACTTATTGAATTCCAACCTTGGGTGGCCACCGCCGACGCGGTGAATTCGTTGTACATCGCAGAACACGCTGAAATCGTCCGCGAGCATTCCGACGTCAACGAAGCGTCCGAAATGAAGTGGATTCCGTTCGAACGCGTGCCAGAGCTGATTCGCAACGGCGAGGTGATCGGTTCAGCGTCCATTATCGGGTTGCAAGCGGCTATGCTGGACTTTCGGCAATAG